Below is a window of Clostridiales bacterium DNA.
CATACACAACGCGGTTCAGCTGATCTGCTGAACCGCGCCGTTATTTCCCCGGGTGCCTGACGGATGCCCGTTTTTTCTTTTTGGCGGATTTGCCGTGTTTTTATAACCCTTTCATGCGTTCCATAATCCGTTCCGTGATGAACTTCCCGAATGCGCTCTGGGCTTCATACTCCGCTTTTGCGCCGTCTCCGGTAAACCGCATTGTGCAGGGGCTTTCTGCAGACCATTTATCCCACTGCGGCAGGGTTTCCCCGTTCAGGTCCTTCCCGTTCGGATTCCCGTTGCGGATGAAATTGCAGAAATAGTCACACATCTGCCGGGCCAGGTCGTAATGGCGTCCGGTGAACGGCCGCCAGCACTTGGCCAGCGTTTCAAACCAGAACCACAGGTCCGAGGAGTGGAAGGTGCCCGGATTGTCCCATCCCGGAATATCCGGATCGAAGCAGTAGCAGTATCCGCCTTTCCCCTGCGCAGCCTTGTCACTGAGTACACCCTTCACGGTGCATTCGATGCCGCTGACCGGTGCGTATCCCTGTCCCGGGAGATTCTTCCGGCTTTCCGGCGTCTTCAGGAATTCTCCGGCCTTGTCGCCGAACAGGCGCTTTGCTTCAGCCTCCAGTTCCTTTTCATCCTTCGCGTCAATCGTATTCAGGAACTCTGTGCTGGTATTCCCTGCCATCATATTCACGTCCACGCACTTCCCCTGCCGGTACAGGGCAATCGGGTCGCCGACGCAGAAGAGGTCATCCTGCACTGTGAAGAAAGGCACGTGCGACTCCATATATTTCTCATAGCTGCGCTGCAGCGTTACCGCATCCATGGCCCGCGCTTCCTCCAGGTCCTTCACCCCAAGGTAGGCGAAAAAGTCTTCTCCCTTCTTCTCCGCGTCCCGCAGCAGTTCCGGCCGGCCGACTTCCCGGCGGAAGTAGGGATCAAAGATCATCGCGCTCATCACGACAGCGTTTTTGAACAGCCCGCTGTTGTCCGGGCATGCCACCTGGGACATGACGCTTCCGCCGCCGGCGGACTGGCCGGCAATGGTCACCTGTTCCGGGTCTCCGCCGAAGGCTGCGATGTTCCGCTGCACCCAGCGCAGTCCGGCCTGCTGGTCCAGGTTGCCGAAATTGGCCGGGGCATCCGGCTGCTGTGCGGTAATCTCCGGATGGGTCAGGAATCCCAGCGCACCGACCCGGTAGTTGACCGTCACAACAACGATCCCGCGCCGGGCAATCCGTTCCCCGTCAAACTCCATCTCCGCGGGATAGCCGCACTGCAGCCCGCCCCCGAAGAACCATACCAGCACCGGCTGTTTTTCATCCGCGCTCTTCGCATTTGTCCACACATTCAGGTACAGGCAGTCCTCGCCCATTGCAATTTCCGGATCCACATGCCATTCCCGGCAGTAGATATCGGTTCCGAGTCCCGGAATCCACTGCATCGAGATCGGCGCAAAACGGTAGCATTCCTTCACCCCGTCCCAGTTTTCGCATGGCAGCGGTGCGCGCCAGCGGTTCTTCCCCACCGGCGGTGCGGCAAAAGGAATTCCCTTGAATGCTGTAATCCTCGGATCTGCCGCTTCAATTCCGCGCACCCATCCGTTCTCTGTTTTCACCTGTCTCAGCATGACTGATCCCTCCTCGCTTTTTGCCCTCATATTTTTGCCCGGTATACACCGTCTCCGGTCTTTTCCCATACCGCATACGGTCCCGGAAGCGCTGCCGCGCCGCGTTCCGTGTCAAACCGGTCTTCCCGGCTGGCTGCATCCGCCGTTACCTCGCGGACATCCCCCGGATTCCGGATCAGTTTCAGCCTTTCCGCTTCCCCGCGGAATCCGAACGGACCTTCCCTGGTTTCCCGGAATGTCACGGTGCCGGCTTCCGCGTCCACGTCGATATCAAACCAGCCGTTCTGCCCCTCCCGGTCAAATCCGCAGAATTCCTGCCACGCCGGCAGGTTCAGGCAGACTTCCGGTTCCGGATACATCACCCGCAGGTATCCGCCCGTCATCCGGACATACAGGTTGCCTTCCACCTCGTTGTCCCGGGTGGGCAGGTCAACCGCCGCCTCCCCGCATTCATAGAAGATATTGTTGATGATCTTCGCGTCCCGTGAGGTTCCGCCGCGTTCCAGCCCGTGCATGCGGAACGGAACCGGCTTCAGGTAGTATCCGCTGTGCCGGCACCGGCCAATCAGGTTATGGGCAATATACAGCCGGTCGGTTCCTTCCCCGTAGACGCCGTAGCCGTTCACAACGTCATGCTCCCGCAGCTTGTACCATCCGGAAGATCCCGGCTCTGCCGGAACCTTGGCCGGGTCAAACCGGCCCTCCACATTCCAGATGATATTGTTGTCGATCAGGTTGACCCCTTCCCGGGTGCATTCAATAAAGATGGCTTCCCGCTGTTCGATTCCGTCCAGGAACAGGTTCCCGGTGATCCGGTTATTCTCGTTCCCGCAGTCCAGCCACAGGTGGTCTGCCCGGAAGGTATTCCGGAAAACATTGTGCCGGATCAGCCCGTTCACGCTGTTGTGCAGCTTGATTGCGCCGGCCTCCCAGCTCAGTTCCATCTTCTGCCAGCCAGTCCCCTCAATCACATTGTCCTCGATCAGCAAACGTTCCGAGAACATCCCGGCGATCCCGCATACGCCGGCATCCCGGATCCGGCAGCCGCGGATCACACTGTATCCGATCATTTCCCCCGGTGTATGGGTATGGTGCCAGCACTCATTTCCGACGTCGATTGCCACGCCATTGGACCAGTTAACCTCGCAGTCTTCAATGATCCAGTGGTGCCCGCGGTGGGCGGAAATGGCGCCGCGCTGCGGAACCGGTGCGCCCGTCGCCGCGTGCTCACAGATGAGCCCCTTCACTCGGATATAGTTCAGGAAGGGTTTTGCCGGCGCAAAGCACTGTTCGCGGACCGTCACCTCAATCCGGTGTTCCCGCGGATCGGCATCCCCGGCCAGGCGGAAATGCACCTTCATGCCGTTTGCTTCCACCCAGTAGGTATTGTCCTCCCGGCCCATCCCGTTATACAGCGGTACCTGCCGGAGCGGCTTTCCGTCGCAGAAAACACACCCCCGCCGGTTCAGGTAGGTGGTCATATCGGTTTTGTCATACTCAATGAACAGCCGGTCATGCAGGATGTTCACCGCACAGAACGGGTTGTATCCCCGGAACAGTTCCGGATCCAGGTCGTATTCCCAGATCCGGGGTTCTCCTTCCGGTACCGGACCGGGACCGCGGAACAGCATCCACCCTTCGCTCGGAATAAAATCCGTCACTTCCTCGGAAGCGCGCAGGATCACATCCCCGTCCCCGTATGCTTCATATGAAACCATATGCTCCGGATCTGTTCCGCCGTATACCGGCTGCACACACTCCCGGTAAATTCCGGCATGGATACGCACCCGGGTCCCCGGGCTGGCCTCCGCCGCAGCCCGGCTGATTGTGCGGAAGGGTTTGCCTTCGCTGCCGTCATTCTCATCCGAGGCATTCGGGTCGGTATTGCTCACAAACAGTTCCCGTTCCCATACCGGTTCCTTTTCCCAGAATTCATATCTCTGTCCGTCTGGCAGGATCGATGAGGGGTCTTTCCGCGTCATAGGCAAATCCTCCTTTTCATCAAAAAACGGGCACCCCGTGAGGAGTGCCCTTCGGGGTTCAGGCGAATGGTTTGAATCCCAGGGTTTCTGTCGGTTATTTTCCATATCCGGTTTCAAATGCTTTCACGTTCATTTCCATGAACTTCGGGTTGATCACCTTCTGCAGGGCAGCCATCCACTTCTCCTTCGGGATATCCGTGCAGGCGGCAAAATGGCCCATCAGCACGATATTGACCGCTTTGGCGCTGCCGGCTTCAAGTGCCGGTCCCAGGGCGTCAAAATCGTCAATGTCAAATCCCTTTGCCTTCAGCTGTTCCAGCACGTCCTCGGGATAAGCCGCAGCGCCGGTAATCACGGGCATGGGATCAATCTGCTGTGTATTGACGATAATCTTGCCGCCTTTCCGCAGGCATCCGGCATACCGGGCTGCTTCCAGCTTTTCAAAACTGATGATATAGTCGCATTCCCCTTCCGTTACGATCGGGGAATATACCTTGTCGCCGTAACGCACATAGGTCACCACGCTGCCGCCGCGCTGGCTCATGCCATGCACTTCGCTCAGCTTTACGTCATACCCTTCATCGGTCAGTACGGTTCCGAGCAGCCGGGAAGCCAGCAGGCTTCCCTGTCCGCCGACGCCGACAATCATGATACTGGTCGTCTTCATACCTTATTCCTCCCCGATGGCGCCAAATGCGCACAGCTGTCCGCAGACGCCGCAGCCGACACACAGTGTCTTGTCAATCCGGGCTTTGCCATCCCTGAAACTGATGGACGGGCAGCCCATCTTCATGCACTTCCGGCAGCCCCGGCACTTGTCCGGATCTACCGTCAGCGGCGCCTTGGGCTTCACGTACTTCAGCAGAACACAGGGCCGCCGGCTGATAATCACGGAAGGTTCCGCAACTGCCAGCTCTTCCAGCACCGCTTCCTCGCATGCCTTCAGGTCATACGGATCCACGACGCGTACCCGGTTGATGCCCAGCGCCCGGCACAGTGCTTCCAGGTCCACCTTGGCTGCCGGATCGCCTTTGATGTTGTATCCGGTGGTCGGGTTCTGCTGGTGGCCGGTCATACCGGTGATGGAATTGTCCAGGATGATCACGGTGGAGTTGGTGGCATTGTAGGCAATGTTCACCAGACCTGTCATACCGCTGTGCATGAACGTGCTGTCGCCGATCACCGCCACGGTCTTCTTCTCGGTTTCCTCCCCGCGGGCTGCGTTGAATCCGTGGATTCCGGAAACGCTCGCGCCCATGCACAGGGTGGAATCCAGCGCGTTCAGCGGAGCCACGGCGCCCAGTGTATAGCATCCGATATCACCGAGCACAGTAATATGGTTTTTGACCAGGGTGTAGTACATTCCCCGGTGCGGACAGCCGGAGCACATCATCGGGGGACGTCCCGGTACGGCCGGTGCTTCTCCCTGTGCTTCCGGAATGCCCGGAACCGCGATTCCTTCGGACAGGAACGCTTCCCGGATGGTTTTCTGGCTGAACTCGCCGATTCCGGAGAACAGGCCCTTGCCGGTTACCTCAATGCCCAGCGCCCGGATATGGTTTTCCAGGATCGGATCAAGCTCTTCAATTACATACAGTTTCTTTACCTGTGCGGCAAAATCACGGATCAGCTTTTCAGGCAGCGGGTTGGGCATGCCGATCTTCAGCACGCTCACATCATCCCCGAAAACTTCTTTCACATACAGGTAGCTGCAGCCGGAGGTAATAATACCGATTTCACGGTTTTCCGCCATTTCCACCCGGTTGTACATGCAGTTTTCGGCCAGCTCTTGCAGTTTTGCCGTCCGCTCCTCCACCACGGGATGGCGGAGCTTGGCATAGCCGGGCATCATAATGTACTTGGAGGGTTGCCGGACATATTCCTTCACCGGAACGTCCTCCCGCTCCCCGATATCCACAACACACTGGCTGTGGGCAATACGCGTGCACATCCGCAGCAGCACAGGTGTGTCATATTCCTCGCTCAGGGCGAAAGCGCTCTTTGCGAATGCATATGCCTCTGCGGAGTCGGAAGGCTCCAGCATCGGAACCTTCGCTGCAATCGCATAGTGCCGGGAATCCTGCTCATTCTGGCTGGAATGCATGGCCGGGTCATCCGCCACACAGATCACCATGCCGCCGGTCACGCCGGTATAGCTCAGGGTAAACAGCGGATCCGCTGCTACGTTCAGGCCGACGTGCTTCATCGCGCAGGCAGAGCGCATTCCTGCCAGGCTGGCGCCAAAAGCGACTTCCGTCGCAACTTTTTCGTTCGGTGCCCATTCAGAATGGATATCATCGTGCTTGGCCAGGAACTCTGTAATCTCCGTGGAAGGTGTGCCGGGATAGCTGGATACCAGTCCCAGTCCGGCATTGTACAGTCCCCAGGCCACCGCCTCGTTACCGATAACAAGTTTTTTCATTTTCACAAGCCTCTTTAACCGTAATATCTGTTCATCAGGTGCGTACAGCCTGCTTTGTCAGCTCCTGTTCTGGCTGTCCACCAGACCTTCGCCGCCGTACATTTTCCGCAGCTTCGGCTTTTCGATCTTGCCGGTGGCGTTCCGGGGAACAGGCGCCAGGATGATCTTCCGGGGCCGCTTATACCGGGGCATGCCCATGCAGAATTCCTGGATATCCTCTTCCGTGCAGGTCGCGCCGGGAACCAGTTCCACGATCGCCGCCGCGATCTCGCCCAGCCGGGCATCCGGCAGGCCGATCACCGCCACGTCCTTGATCGGCGGATAGGCCGCCATAAAGTTCTCGATCTCGACCGGATACAGGTTCTCACCGCCGGTAATGACCACATCCTTCTTGCGGTCCACCAGGTAGATGAAGCCTTCATCATCCTGCTTGGCCATATCGCCGGTCAGCAGCCAGCCGTCCTTCAGGGTCTCTGCGGTAGCCTGCGGGTTGTTGTAGTAGCATACCATAACGCCGGGGCCCTTCAGGCACAGTTCGCCAACCTCGCCCTGTTTCACTTCGGAGCCGTCCGGGTTGATAATCTTGACCTGCCAACCATATCCGGGGATACCGATTGCACCGACCTTCCGCACATTCTCGATACCCAGATGTACTGCGCCGGGGCCGATGGATTCGCTCAGGCCGTAGTTGGTGTCATACTGATGATTCGGGAAATACTTCAGCCAGCGGTGGATCAGGCTCTGGGGCACCGGCTGCGCGCCGATGTGCATCAGCCGCCACTGATTCAGCTGGTAATCCTCCAACCGCAGTTCGCCGCTGTCCAGCGCAGTCAGGATATCCTGTGCCCACGGGACCAGCAGCCATACGATCGTGCACTTCTCGTGGCTTACAGCCTCCAGGATTGTCTGCGGCCGGGTTCCCTTCAGGATCACTGCCTTGCTGCCGGAAATCAGGCTGCCGAACCAGTGCATCTTTGCGCCGGTGTGATAGAACGGCGGAATGCACAGGAAGCAGTCATCCCGGGTCTGGCCGTGATGTGCCTGCTCCACCCGTGCGGAATGGATCAGGCTCCGGTGCTTGTGCAGGATCGCCTTCGGGAATCCCGTTGTGCCGGATGAGAAATAGATCGCCGCGTCATCATCCTCGGTCAGTGTACACGGCGGGAAGCTGCTGCTGCTTTCATTGATCAGCTCAGTCAGGTCGTCCGCGAAGCTCGGGCAGCCGGCGCCTTCATATACCAGGGAAACCTGGGGAATCCTGTCCGCGATTTCCTCCACACGGCCGATAAACTCCGGCCCGAAAATCAGCATGTTGCTTTCGGACAGCTTCAGGCAGTATTCAATTTCATTTGCGGCATACCGGAAGTTCATCGGCACCACCACTGCACCGGTCTTCAGCACGCCGAAATAAATCGGCAGCCAGTCAATGCAGTTCATCAGCAGGATGGCCACTTTTTTTCCCTTGCCGATGTTGTGGCTCCGGAGCATATTCGCCACCCGGTTGGCTTTTTCGTCAAAGACAGCCCAGGTGATTTCCCGACGGTAATGGCGCTGTTTCACGCTGGGTTCCACCAGCTCAAAGTCATGCCATGTAACCCGGCGGGTTTCCGGTTGGTCCGGGTTAATTTCAATCAATGCTGTATCGTCCGGCCATTCCCGGGCGTTTCTCTCCAGCAGTTCGATGATGGTCATCCTGTTGTTCATTCCTTTCGGGTGCTGCGGTATTCAGTGTTGTCTTCCGTGCGGAATGACAGGCATCTCCGCGGACGGACACTGTAAATAACTATACAAATTCAACCCCGCAAAGTCAATCAAAGTCCATTAAAAGAACATCCGTTCCCGCCCAGTCCGGCACGGATGTGAATTGCATCTGTTCCCCGGTCACCGGATGTTTCATTTCCAGGTACGCGCTGTGGAGGGCAAACCTCCCCGCAAACCGTTCCGGGTCCTCGGTTCCGTACAGGAAATCCCCGTGGACCGGGCAGCCGATTGCACTCAGGTGAACACGGATCTGGTGGGTCCGACCTGTCCGGAGCTCCAGCAGGATCAGCGCGCCGCCATTTTCGGTCCCGCGCAGTACCCTGTACCGGGTGATGCTCCGTTTTCCGTCCGGTGTAATGATCCGTTTCACGGATGCCTCCGGCGCTTTGCCGATCGGGAGGTCGATCACGCCCTCATGCTCCGCCGGCATGCCGTCTGTCAGCGCAAGGTAGCGCCGGATAAAGTCCGGTCCGTGCAGTTTCCGCTGCATCAGGTGCTGCGCATAGGGGGTTCGGGCAACAACCATCAGCCCGCCGGTTCCCTTGTCCAGCCGGTTTACCGGCCGGTACACGAAATCCGCCGGGCATCCGAAATAACTGAACAGGGCATTCTCCAGGCTGTCGTCCGGATGGTTCCGGCTGCTCTGGCTGGCCAGCGGGGACGGCTTCACAACCACCATCAGGTGCTCATCGATGTATGGAATCTCCAGCGGAATATCATACGGCTTCAGTGCATATACCGGCCGGTCCTCTGCCGGAATGAACAAAACCGTATCCCCGGCCTGTACCCGGGCATCGGTATGCACAGGCTCGCCGTTCAGCAGGATCCGCCCGTTCCATTTGGCGCTCTTCATTGCGGAGTAGCTGATCTCCATCGAGCGCCGCAGGATATCCCGGATCCGCCGGCCGTCTTCTTCTGTTTTCACCCGGTATTCCATACGCTGCAGTATATCCTTCCTCCCCCGGTCAGGTATGCTCGCCGGTCGGATTAACGTGAATCATAATATGTTTGACCGCAGGGAATGCCTGCTCAATATCATTGTGCACCGTTTCGGCAATCTCATGGGCCTGCTGCAGCGGCATGCTGCCGTCCACCGAGATCTCCAGCTCGATATAGATCCGGTTGCCGAACTGCCGCGTCATCATCTTGTCGATATGCGCCACGTCCGGATGGTCCAGTACATTCTGCCGGATCGCCCGGTCGGTTTCCTCATCGCAGCTGTGGTCCACCATTTTGTCCACCGCGTCGCGGAAAATATCATAGGCGGCCTTCCCGATCATCACACAGATCAGCAGGCTGGCAATCGGATCCAGGATCGGAAGCCCCAGCCGAGCGCCGCCGATACCGATCAGCGCGCCGATGGAAGACAGCGCGTCGGACCGGTGGTGCCAGGCATCGGCCATCAGTGCACCGGATCCTGTTTCCTTCGCCGCCGCCCGTGTATAGTGGAACATGCCTTCCTTCACGGCAATGGAGACCACAGCTGCGATCAGGGCGAGCAGCCCGGGCACAGACGGCGGTGTCTGCTCCGCATCTGCAATCGTCCGGATCCCCTGCCAGCCGATCATCAGTCCGGTTGCAAGCAACATGCCTGCCAGG
It encodes the following:
- a CDS encoding carboxylesterase family protein, yielding MLRQVKTENGWVRGIEAADPRITAFKGIPFAAPPVGKNRWRAPLPCENWDGVKECYRFAPISMQWIPGLGTDIYCREWHVDPEIAMGEDCLYLNVWTNAKSADEKQPVLVWFFGGGLQCGYPAEMEFDGERIARRGIVVVTVNYRVGALGFLTHPEITAQQPDAPANFGNLDQQAGLRWVQRNIAAFGGDPEQVTIAGQSAGGGSVMSQVACPDNSGLFKNAVVMSAMIFDPYFRREVGRPELLRDAEKKGEDFFAYLGVKDLEEARAMDAVTLQRSYEKYMESHVPFFTVQDDLFCVGDPIALYRQGKCVDVNMMAGNTSTEFLNTIDAKDEKELEAEAKRLFGDKAGEFLKTPESRKNLPGQGYAPVSGIECTVKGVLSDKAAQGKGGYCYCFDPDIPGWDNPGTFHSSDLWFWFETLAKCWRPFTGRHYDLARQMCDYFCNFIRNGNPNGKDLNGETLPQWDKWSAESPCTMRFTGDGAKAEYEAQSAFGKFITERIMERMKGL
- a CDS encoding RluA family pseudouridine synthase yields the protein MEYRVKTEEDGRRIRDILRRSMEISYSAMKSAKWNGRILLNGEPVHTDARVQAGDTVLFIPAEDRPVYALKPYDIPLEIPYIDEHLMVVVKPSPLASQSSRNHPDDSLENALFSYFGCPADFVYRPVNRLDKGTGGLMVVARTPYAQHLMQRKLHGPDFIRRYLALTDGMPAEHEGVIDLPIGKAPEASVKRIITPDGKRSITRYRVLRGTENGGALILLELRTGRTHQIRVHLSAIGCPVHGDFLYGTEDPERFAGRFALHSAYLEMKHPVTGEQMQFTSVPDWAGTDVLLMDFD
- a CDS encoding cation transporter; protein product: MKQTEKTELRGDSHTAMRVARVTMFINLGLSVLKLAAGLIARSGAMVSDAVHSASDVLSTVIVMIGMRAAGKASDREHPYGHERLECVAAIILAGMLLATGLMIGWQGIRTIADAEQTPPSVPGLLALIAAVVSIAVKEGMFHYTRAAAKETGSGALMADAWHHRSDALSSIGALIGIGGARLGLPILDPIASLLICVMIGKAAYDIFRDAVDKMVDHSCDEETDRAIRQNVLDHPDVAHIDKMMTRQFGNRIYIELEISVDGSMPLQQAHEIAETVHNDIEQAFPAVKHIMIHVNPTGEHT
- a CDS encoding right-handed parallel beta-helix repeat-containing protein; amino-acid sequence: MTRKDPSSILPDGQRYEFWEKEPVWERELFVSNTDPNASDENDGSEGKPFRTISRAAAEASPGTRVRIHAGIYRECVQPVYGGTDPEHMVSYEAYGDGDVILRASEEVTDFIPSEGWMLFRGPGPVPEGEPRIWEYDLDPELFRGYNPFCAVNILHDRLFIEYDKTDMTTYLNRRGCVFCDGKPLRQVPLYNGMGREDNTYWVEANGMKVHFRLAGDADPREHRIEVTVREQCFAPAKPFLNYIRVKGLICEHAATGAPVPQRGAISAHRGHHWIIEDCEVNWSNGVAIDVGNECWHHTHTPGEMIGYSVIRGCRIRDAGVCGIAGMFSERLLIEDNVIEGTGWQKMELSWEAGAIKLHNSVNGLIRHNVFRNTFRADHLWLDCGNENNRITGNLFLDGIEQREAIFIECTREGVNLIDNNIIWNVEGRFDPAKVPAEPGSSGWYKLREHDVVNGYGVYGEGTDRLYIAHNLIGRCRHSGYYLKPVPFRMHGLERGGTSRDAKIINNIFYECGEAAVDLPTRDNEVEGNLYVRMTGGYLRVMYPEPEVCLNLPAWQEFCGFDREGQNGWFDIDVDAEAGTVTFRETREGPFGFRGEAERLKLIRNPGDVREVTADAASREDRFDTERGAAALPGPYAVWEKTGDGVYRAKI
- a CDS encoding acyl--CoA ligase, translated to MTIIELLERNAREWPDDTALIEINPDQPETRRVTWHDFELVEPSVKQRHYRREITWAVFDEKANRVANMLRSHNIGKGKKVAILLMNCIDWLPIYFGVLKTGAVVVPMNFRYAANEIEYCLKLSESNMLIFGPEFIGRVEEIADRIPQVSLVYEGAGCPSFADDLTELINESSSSFPPCTLTEDDDAAIYFSSGTTGFPKAILHKHRSLIHSARVEQAHHGQTRDDCFLCIPPFYHTGAKMHWFGSLISGSKAVILKGTRPQTILEAVSHEKCTIVWLLVPWAQDILTALDSGELRLEDYQLNQWRLMHIGAQPVPQSLIHRWLKYFPNHQYDTNYGLSESIGPGAVHLGIENVRKVGAIGIPGYGWQVKIINPDGSEVKQGEVGELCLKGPGVMVCYYNNPQATAETLKDGWLLTGDMAKQDDEGFIYLVDRKKDVVITGGENLYPVEIENFMAAYPPIKDVAVIGLPDARLGEIAAAIVELVPGATCTEEDIQEFCMGMPRYKRPRKIILAPVPRNATGKIEKPKLRKMYGGEGLVDSQNRS
- the iorA gene encoding indolepyruvate ferredoxin oxidoreductase subunit alpha, whose translation is MKKLVIGNEAVAWGLYNAGLGLVSSYPGTPSTEITEFLAKHDDIHSEWAPNEKVATEVAFGASLAGMRSACAMKHVGLNVAADPLFTLSYTGVTGGMVICVADDPAMHSSQNEQDSRHYAIAAKVPMLEPSDSAEAYAFAKSAFALSEEYDTPVLLRMCTRIAHSQCVVDIGEREDVPVKEYVRQPSKYIMMPGYAKLRHPVVEERTAKLQELAENCMYNRVEMAENREIGIITSGCSYLYVKEVFGDDVSVLKIGMPNPLPEKLIRDFAAQVKKLYVIEELDPILENHIRALGIEVTGKGLFSGIGEFSQKTIREAFLSEGIAVPGIPEAQGEAPAVPGRPPMMCSGCPHRGMYYTLVKNHITVLGDIGCYTLGAVAPLNALDSTLCMGASVSGIHGFNAARGEETEKKTVAVIGDSTFMHSGMTGLVNIAYNATNSTVIILDNSITGMTGHQQNPTTGYNIKGDPAAKVDLEALCRALGINRVRVVDPYDLKACEEAVLEELAVAEPSVIISRRPCVLLKYVKPKAPLTVDPDKCRGCRKCMKMGCPSISFRDGKARIDKTLCVGCGVCGQLCAFGAIGEE
- a CDS encoding indolepyruvate oxidoreductase subunit beta codes for the protein MKTTSIMIVGVGGQGSLLASRLLGTVLTDEGYDVKLSEVHGMSQRGGSVVTYVRYGDKVYSPIVTEGECDYIISFEKLEAARYAGCLRKGGKIIVNTQQIDPMPVITGAAAYPEDVLEQLKAKGFDIDDFDALGPALEAGSAKAVNIVLMGHFAACTDIPKEKWMAALQKVINPKFMEMNVKAFETGYGK